atatatatatatatatatatatatatatatatatatatgtatacatgaatCTTTGTGCGCCACACGATACGactcgattctcaattcaaaatctatactgttttaataacattgggtgccagtcctaggattaactacattcctccataaaatagataaacagctctgataaaattATATAGTATttgaaagaaaactggttttgtttaattaaATGCTACCCacatttaatcaagtcaaatacatttaaagacttgtccagggtgtacgccgccttcctcacgaatgctgctgggataggctccagccccgcgaccccaagaggaacaagcggtagaaaatatatTTGTGCataagtatatgtgtgtatatgtatgtgtgtgtgtatatgcctgtgtatatatgtatgtgtgtgtgtatatatgtatgtgtgtatatatactgtatgtgtgtgtgtgtatatgcatgtgtgtgtttaggtgtatatacatttgtgtgcatgaatatatatatatatatatatatatatatatatatatatatatatatatatatatatatatatatatatatatatatatatatatgtgtgtgtgtatatatttgcatgtgtatgtgtatatatgtatgtgtgtgtatatatactgtaaatgtgtgtatatgtgaatgtgtgtatatacatttgcgtgtgtgtgtatatatgtgtgtgtatatatatgtgtgtgtatatatatatgcatgtgtgtgaatgtatacgtatgtgtgtgtatatttatgtgtgtgtatatgtatgtttgtgtatatactgtatatgtatgtgtgtgtgtatatatggatgtgtagatgtgtatatgtgtacatataaagtatttgtgtttgtatatatatatatatgtatatatgtttgtatatatatgtatgtgtgttcgtatatctgtgtacatatatttgtgtgtgcgggtgtatatatgtgtatgtgcgtGAAaaatgtgtgtaggtgtgtgtatatatgtacgtgtgtatatatactgtgtgtgaatgtgtgtatatacatttgcgtgtgcacgtgtatatatatatttgtatatatatatgtgtgtatatatatatatatatatatatatacatacatgtatatatatatatatatatacatacatatatacatgtatatatatatatatatatatatatatatatatatatatatatatatatatatatatatatatatatatatatatatatatatatatatatatatatatatatatatatatataaaggcagCAGACAaccttctgtatttttttttttaattagctcAACAAGATGGCAATAGCTGCTGCATTTGAGCTAGCTGATGATGAAcataattatatttttaatacGTCAAAGAGACTCCATCCATCACGGTCTACTTTCACTCCTCCGTGTGATCTTGTCGTCTCCACGACAACCAGCCCGTGTCCTGTGATAGACTCCAAATCCAAATACTGCAAGAGTAGCGATGATGCGAGTGTAGAATTACTGCAGCAAATATGTCAAACTCTTCAGccagaagaggaagaggaggggcgTGATGATGAATACCACATGGTGCACATACTTTATTACTAGTATGACAATAACTTCATGTACGCTACAAGaaaatactgtttttttattttaattttaaatatcaTCAATCACTACTGCTACTGCAAACAAATGAAGTAATTAGTCATTCAAAAAAACTTCACAATGCAAATTGTTCTACATAACGCCctgcttgttgctaggcagaattcataTACTTAACCTTTTGAGCAGATTTCTCAAAAAAACAGAAGAGCTctcctatatagaggatctttgacaagtgttttttctCTGGGttctaaaaaaaacagcaaagctcGTCTGTAGAAGGTCTTTGACAATAGCCTTTTTCCAGcagattactaaaaacagcagtgctctcctgacatataaaggatctttgactagcatttgtttttacaaagatttttaaaaaagcagAGCGCTCCTCCCATTTTCCAGTATGGTCCTTAAAACAGGAGCATAAACTATATTgtcatagaggatatttgactcgtgtttttgtcGGATTAGAAGCCTGGTGAAGCCAATAATAAACACAACAGCGCTCTGTCACATGTAGACAATCTTTGATTGGCATTTTTGACAGAGGTTCCAaacaaaaatgctggtcaaagatcctttatttgccAGTATGGTCCTTAAAACAGGAGTATAAACTAtcctcttatagaggatctttgactggtatttttgTCATATTAGAAGCCTGGTGAAGCCAATAATTAAAACAGCAGCACTCTCCTAACATATAGACAATTTTTGATTAGCAATTTTGACAAAGGTTGTAAAAAACTGCAGAGGTCTTATGCCACACTGTAGAAGGCCTTATTTGACTATAGCATTTTTGCGGTGGTGGATTCCTGAAAACAGCAGCACTCTtccgtcatatagacaatctttgattcGCATTTTTGACAAAGGTTCCAaacaaaaatgctggtcaaagatcctttatttgctGGTATAGGTCGATCTGTCGATCGAGTATAAACTATCCTgtcaaagaggatctttgactcgtgtttttgtcGGATTAGAAGCCTGGAGAAGCCAATAATTAAAACAGCCACTCTCTCTTGTCAATAGACGATCTTTGATTCACATTTTTGACAAAGGTTCCAAGCAAAAATTCTGGTCAAAGATCTTTTTTTGCCAGTATGGTCCTTAGAACAGGAGTATAAACTATcctgttatagaggatctttgaccggtgTTTTTGTCGAATTAGAAGCCTGGTGAAGCCAATAATTAAAACAGCAGCACCCTCTTGTcacatagacaatctttgattcACATTTTTGCGGCGGTGGCTTCCTGAAAACAGCAGCACTCTtccgtcatatagacaatctttgatttgCATTTTTGACAAAGGTTCCAAATAAAAATGCTGTTTAAAGATCCTTTATTTGCTAGTATAGGTCGAGTTGTCGATCGAGTATTAACTATCCtgttacagaggatctttgactggtgtttttgtcgAATTAGAAGCCTGGAGaagccaataatgaaaacagCCACACTCTCTTGTCAACAGACGATCTTTGATTCACATTTTTGACAAGGGTTCCGAGCAAAAATTCTGGTCAAAGATCTTTTTTTGCCAGTATGGTCCTTAAAACAGGAGTATAAACTATCCTGTTATAGAGGATATTTGCCTCGTGTTTTAGTCGGATTAGAGGCCTGGTGAAGCCAATAATTAAAACAGCCACACTCTCTTGTCAAAAGACGATCTTTGATTCACATTTTTTAAAGGGTTCCAATTGCAAAAatcctggtcaaagatcctttatttgccAGTATAGGTCGAGTTGTCGATCGAGTATTAACTATCCTGTCATAGAAGCCACTAATAATAACAGCAGCACTCTCCTcccatatagacgatctttgattaACATTTTTGACAAGGGTTCCAAGCAAAAattctggtcaaagatcctttttttgcCTGTATGGTCCTTAGAACAGGAGTATAAACTATcctgttatagaggatctttgaccggttTTTGTCGGTGGATTCCTGAAAACAGCAGCACTCTtccgtcatatagacaatctttgatttgCATTTTTGACAAAGGTTCCAaacaaaaatgctggtcaaagatcctttatttgccAGTATGGTCCTTAAAAAAGGAGCATAAACTAtcttgtcatagaggatctttgactcatggttttttttttgtattagaaGCCTGGTGaagccaataataaaaacaacagcactctgTCACATTTAGACAATCTTTGATTGGCATTTTTGACAAAGGTTCCAAAAAaataatgctggtcaaagatcctttatttgccAGTATGGTCTTTAAAACAGGAGTATAAACTATcctgttatagaggatctttgactcgtgtttttgtcGGATTAGAAGCCTGGTGaagccaataataaaaacaacagcactctgtcacatatagacaatctttgattgGCATTTTTAACAAAGGTTCCAaacaaaaatgctggtcaaagatcctttatttgccAGTATAGTCCTTAAAACAGGAGTATAAACTATcctgttatagaggatctttgacttgtgtttttgtcgGATTAGAAGCTTGGTGAAGCCACTAATAAAAACAGCAGCACCCTCTTGTCACATAGACGATCTTTGATTCGCATTTTTGACAAAGGTTCTAAAATAACTGCAGAGGTCTCATGTCATACTGTAGAAGGCCTTATTTGACTATAGCATTTTTGCGGCGGTGGATTCCTGAAAACAGCAGCACTCTtccgtcatatagacaatctttgatttgCATTTTTGACAAAGGTTCCAAAAAAAATGCTGTTTAAAGATCCTTTATTTGCTAGTATAGGTTGATCTGTCGATCgagtatagacaatctttgattcGCATTTTTGACAAAGGTTCCAaacaaaaatgctggtcaaagatcctttatttgccAGTATGGTCCTTAAAAAAGGAGCATAAACTAtcttgtcatagaggatctttgactcatgttttttttttgtattagaaGCCTGGTGaagccaataataaaaacaacagcactctgTCACATTTAGACAATCTTTGATTGGCATTTTTGACAAAGGTTCCAAAAAaataatgctggtcaaagatcctttatttgccAGTATGGTCTTTAAAACAGGAGTATAAACTATcctgttatagaggatctttgactcgtgtttttgtcGGATTAGAAGCCTGGTGAAGccaataaaaacaacagcactctgtcacatatagacaatctttgattgGCATTTTTAACAAAAGGTTCCAaacaaaaatgctggtcaaagatcctttatttgccAGTATAGTCCTTAAAACAGGAGTATAAACTATcctgttatagaggatctttgacttgtgtttttgtcgGATTAGAAGCTTGGTGAAGCCACTAATAAAAACAGCAGCACCCTCTTGTCACATAGACGATCTTTGATTCGCATTTTTGACAAAGGTTCTAAAATAACTGCAGAGGTCTCATGTCATACTGTAGAAGGCCTTATTTGACTATAGCATTTTTGCGGCGGTGGATTCCTGAAAACAGCAGCACTCTtccgtcatatagacaatctttgatttgCATTTTTGACAAAGGTTCCAAAAAAATGCTGTTTAAAGATCCTTTATTTGCCAGTATAGGTCGAGTTGTCGATCGAGTATTAACTATCCtgttacagaggatctttgactggtgtttttgtcgAATTAGAAGCCAGGAGAAGCCAATAATTAAAACAGCCACACTCTCTTGTCAATAGACGATCTTTGATTCACATTTTTGACAAAGGTTCCAAGCGAAAATGCTGGTCAAATAACCTTTTTTTGCCAGTATGGTCCTTAGAACAGGAGTATAAACtatcctgtcatagaggatctttgactggttttTGTCGGATTAGAGGCCTGGTGAAGCCAATAATTAAAACAGCCACCCTCTTGTCAATAGACGATCTTTGATCCACATTTTTGACAAAGGTTCCAaacaaaaatgctggtcaaagatcctttttttgcCAGTATGGTCCTTAAAACAGGAGTATAAACTATcctgttatagaggatctttgactcatgtttttgTCGGATTAGAAGCCTGGTGaagccaataataaaaacaacagcactctgtcacatatagacaatcttttattggcatttttaaCAAAGGTTCCAaacaaaaatgctggtcaaagatcctttttttgcCTGTATGGTTCTTAGAACAGGAGTATAAACtatcctgtcatagaggatctttgactcgtgtttttgtctgattagaaGCCTGGTGAAGCCAATAATTAAAACAGCAGCACCCTCTTGTCACATAGACGATCTTTGATTCGCATTTTTGACAAAGGTTCTAAAAAACTGCAGAGGTCTCATGTCATACTGTAGAAGGCCTTATTTGACTATAGCATTTTTGCGGCGGTGGATTCCTGAAAACAGCAGCACTCTtccgtcatatagacaatctttgatttgCATTTTTGACAAAGGTTCCAAAAAAATGCTGTTTAAAGATCCTTTATTTGCTAGTATAGGTTGATCTGTCGATCgagtatagacgatctttgattcGCATTTTTGACAAAGGTTCCAaacaaaaatgctggtcaaagatcctttatttgccAATATGGTCCTTAAAAAAGGAGCATAAACTAtcttgtcatagaggatctttgactcatgtttttttttgtattagaaGCCTGGTGaagccaataataaaaacaacagcactctgTCACATTTAGACAATCTTTGATTGGCATTTTTGACAAAGGTTCCAAAAAaataatgctggtcaaagatcctttatttgccAGTATGGTCTTTAAAACAGGAGTATAAACTATcctgttatagaggatctttgactcgtgtttttgtcGGATTAGAAGCCTGGTGaagccaataataaaaacaacagcactctgtcacatatagacaatctttgattgGCATTTTTAACAAAGGTTCCAaacaaaaatgctggtcaaagatcctttatttgccAGTATAGTCCTTAAAACAGGAGTATAAACTATcctgttatagaggatctttgacttgtgtttttgtcgGATTAGAAGCTTGGTGAAGCCACTAATAAAAACAGCAGCACCCTCTTGTCACATAGACGATCTTTGATTCGCATTTTTGACAAAGGTTCTAAAATAACTGCAGAGGTCTCATGTCATACTGTAGAAGGCCTTATTTGACTATAGCATTTTTGCGGCGGTGGATTCCTGAAAACAGCAGCACTCTtccgtcatatagacaatctttgatttgCATTTTTGACAAAGGTTCCAAAAAAATGCTGTTTAAAGATCCTTTATTTGCCAGTATAGGTCGAGTTGTCGATCGAGTATTAACTATCCtgttacagaggatctttgactggtgtttttgtcgAATTAGAAGCCAGGAGAAGCCAATAATTAAAACAGCCACACTCTCTTGTCAATAGACGATCTTTGATTCACATTTTTGACAAAGGTTCCAaacaaaaatgctggtcaaaaaACCTTTTTTTGCCAGTATGGTCCTTAGAACAGGAGTATAAACtatcctgtcatagaggatctttgactggttttTGTCGGATTAGAGGCCTGGTGAAGCCAATAATTAAAACAGCCACCCTCTTGTCAATAGACGATCTTTGATCCACATTTTTGACAAAGGTTCCAaacaaaaatgctggtcaaagatcctttttttgcCAGTATGGTCCTTAAAACAGGAGTATAAACTATcctgttatagaggatctttgactcgtgtttttgtcGGATTAGAAGCCTGGTGaagccaataataaaaacaacagcactctgtcacatatagacaatctttgattgGCATTTTTAACAAAGGTTCCAaacaaaaatgctggtcaaagatcctttttttgcCTGTATGGTTCTTAGAACAGGAGTATAAACtatcctgtcatagaggatctttgactcgtgtttttgtctgattagaaGCCTGGTGAAGCCAATAATTAAAACAGCAGCACCCTCTTGTCACATAGACGATCTTTGATTCGCATTTTTGACAAAGGTTCTAAAAAACTGCAGAGGTCTCATGTCATATATACTGTAGAAGGCCTTATTTGACTATAGCATTTTTGTGGCGGTGGATTCCTGAAAACAGCAGCACTCTtccgtcatatagacaatctttaatTTGCATTTTTGACAAAGGTTCCAAAAAAAATGCTGTTTAAAGATCCTTTATTTGCTAGTATAGGTCGAGTTGTCGATCGAGTATTAACTATCCtgttacagaggatctttgactggtgtttttgtcgAATTAGAAGCCAGGAGAAGCCAATAATTAAAACAGCCACACTCTCTTGTCAATAGACGATCTTTGATTCACATTTTTGACAAAGGTTCCAaacaaaaatgctggtcaaataACCTTTTTTTGCCAGTATGGTCCTTAGAACAGGAGTATAAACTATcctgttatagaggatctttgactggttttTGTCGGATTAGAGGCCTGGTGAAGCCAATAATTAAAACAGCCACCCTCTTGTCAATAGACGATCTTTGATCCACATTTTTGACAAAGGTTCCAaacaaaaatgctggtcaaagatcctttttttcCCAGTATGGTCCTTAAAACAGGAGTATAAACTATcctgttatagaggatctttgactcatgtttttgTCGGATTAGAAGCCTGGTGaagccaataataaaaacaacagcactctgtcacatatagacaatctttgattgGCATTTTTAACAAAGGTTCCAaacaaaaatgctggtcaaagatcctttttttgcCTGTATGGTTCTTAGAACAGGAGTATAAACtatcctgtcatagaggatctttgactcgtgtttttgtcGGATTAGAAGCCTGGTGAAGCCAATAATTAAAACAGCAGCACCCTCTTGTCACATAGacgatctttgattagcatttttgaCAAAGGTTCTAAAAAACTGCAGAGGTCTCATGTCATACTGTAGAAGGCCTTATTTGACTATAGCATTTTTGCGGCGGTGGATTCCTGAAAACAGCAGCACtcttctgtcatatagacaatctttgatttgCATTTTTGACAAAGGTTCCAAATAAAAATGCTGTTTAAAGATCCTTTATTTGCCAGTATAGGTCGAGTTGTCGATCGAGTATTAACTATCCtgttacagaggatctttgactggtgtttttgtcgAATTAGAAGCCAGGAGAAGCCAATAATTACAACAGCCACACTCTCTTGTCAATAGACGATCTTTGATTCACATTTTTGACAAAGGTTCCAaacaaaaatgctggtcaaataACCTTTTTTTGCCAGTATGCTCCTTAGAACAGGAGTATAAACtatcctgtcatagaggatctttgactggttttTGTCGGATTAGAGGCCTGGTGAAGCCAATAATTAAAACAGCCACCCTCTTGTCAATAGACGATCTTTGATCCACATTTTTGACAAAGGTTCCAaacaaaaatgctggtcaaagatcctttttttgcCAGTATGGTCCTTAAAACAGGAGTATAAACTATcctgttatagaggatctttgactcatgtttttgTCGGATTAGAAGCCTGGTGaagccaataataaaaacaacagcactctgtcacatatagacaatctttgattgGCATTTTTAACAAAGGTTCCAaacaaaaatgctggtcaaagatcctttttttgcCTGTATGGTTCTTAGAACAGGAGTATAAACtatcctgtcatagaggatctttgactcgtgtttttgtctgattagaaGCCTGGTGAAGCCAATAATTAAAACAGCAGCACCCTCTTGTCACATAGacgatctttgattagcatttttgaCAAAGGTTCTAAAAAACTGCAGAGGTCTCATGTCATACTGTAGAAGGCCTTATTTGACTATAGCATTTTTGTGGCGGTGGATTCCTGAAAACAGCAGCACtcttctgtcatatagacaatctttgatttgCATTTTTGACAAAGGTTCCAAATAAAAATGCTGTTTAAAGATCCTTTATTTGCCAGTATAGGTCGAGTTGTCGATCGAGTATTAACTATCCtgttacagaggatctttgactggtgtttttgtcgAATTAGAAGCCAGGAGAAGCCAATAATTACAACAGCCACACTCTCTTGTCAATAGACGATCTTTGATTCACATTTTTGACAAAGGTTCCAaacaaaaatgctggtcaaataACCTTTTTTTGCCAGTATGCTCCTTAGAACAGGAGTATAAACtatcctgtcatagaggatctttgactggttttTGTCGGATTAGAGGCCTGGTGAAGCCAATAATTAAAACAGCCACCCTTTTGTCAATAGACGATCTTTGATCCACATTTTTGACAAAGGTTCCAaacaaaaatgctggtcaaagatcctttttttgcCAGTATACTGTAGAAGGCCTTATTTGACTATAGCATTTTTGTGGCGGTGGATTCTTGAAAACAGCAGCACtcttctgtcatatagacaatctttgatttgCATTTTTGACAAAGGTTCCAAAAAAAATGCTGTTTAAAGATCCTTTATTTGCTAGTATAGGTTGATCGGTCGATCgagtatagacgatctttgattcGCATTTTCGACAAGGGTTCCAAATAAAAATGCTTGTAAAAGAACGTTATCTGGCAGCATAACAGGAGTATATACTCTTCTgccatggaggatctttgactagtgtaacAAAAAGAGCGCCATCTAACGGTCGCGGTGTCTCACCTTGCCTGGTGGACACGTTCCTGTCGTTGGCCGCGGTGAGGACAACCTGCGCGCGGCTCCTCTCCAGGCCGAACAATTCATCCTTCCCCACCCGGGTCACCTTCCCGGACTTGACGGTGCCCGTCGGCCCCACCGGCGCCAGGTAGCGGCCACCGCAGTCTCGGAAGGCCACCTTGCCGGAGCGGAACTCCAGCACGAAGCCGGTGTCCGCCTCGGTGGCCGCGGCCAGGCCGCCGTCCCCGCGCAGGAAGCGGTTGTCCGAGGTCTCCAGGTGGTAGCGCTGGTCGCGGTAGACCAAGGTGATGAGCGAGTCCACCCCCCAGGGCGCGTCCCGGTCCACGGACACCTCCCCTTGCGCGGCGCCCAGGCGCACGAAGCGTTTCCGCGCCACGCTGTAGAGGTTGACCTGCGGGTGCACGGCCAGGTGGACGCCCCACCTCTCCGCCGCCGAGGACGCCTGCGCGAAGCAGGTGATCCGGTCCTGGCCGCCGCCCAGGTAGCGGCCGTGCGGCTCCGACTGCAGCGACCAGCGGCCGTCCTCATGCGCCGCGATGAGGAAGCGGCAGTCCGGGGAGCGCGCCTCCGCGTCCGCCGTCACCTTGCCGTCCTTGTCCGCCGCCAGGTAGCGGCCCAGGTGGGACAGCAGGAAGACCACGCTGCCGTCCTCGCCGGTCTGCTCCAGCGTCCACGTCTGCTTCTTCTTCAGGCTGCCGGCCGACGCGTTGATCTTGAAGCCGAACGTCTCGGCCGTCAAGTACTTGGCCTCGCTGTTGACGAGTCCCAGCGGGACGCGCAGCAGGTCCCCGCCGGCCCAGTTGGCGGACATGATTGACGCGCAGAGGACAAAGACTGCTGCTGAGgatgaagaagaggaggaggaggaggaggatgggtGTCCCCTAACCGAAGACCACCCTTACTGGAGCTGCTAGACACGCCTCTGCAGGGAGACTGAGACCAGCGCATTGGACACAACCGCCCCCAGGCTGCTGGGGAAAACCAGCATTTTGGAACATATCATTAAATATGATGTGTATTTTCCTACAATCTAACTATGTTGCACTTTTATTTACCATAAGTTTAAACTCAGTATCTTATGACGTCATCAATCCTCATCCTAACATTCTTGGAGGATTAAAACATGGAGAATGTTGCATGCaccgaaaaaaacaacaacaacacaaagcaGAAAAATACTGAAGTTACGTCACACTTTTTCAAGgtatttgactagcgtttttttagTGGTAGATTATCCAaaatagcagagtgctcctgtcatacagaggatctttcagtagcatttttgcagtattcTAATACCCCCAAAATGTGCTATTTTATGGAAGGTATTTGACTagggtttttgcagtagattcccaaaatagcagtgttcctgtcatctagagcagtgtttttcaaccactgtgccgcggcccactagtgtgccgtgagatatagtctggtgtgccgtgggagattatataatttcacctatttgggttaaaaatatttttttgcaaaccagtaattataatctgcaaattatgtgttgttgttgagtgtctgtgctgtctagagctcagcagattaaccgtgtaatactcttccatatcagtaggtggcagccggtagctaattgctttgtagatgtcagaaacagcgggaggcagtgtttaggtaaaaaggtgtctaatgcttaaaccaaaaataaacaaaaggtgagtgcccctaagaaaaggcattgaagcttagggaaggctatgcagaacgaaactaaaactgaactggctacaaagtaaacaaaaacagaatgctggacgacagcaaagacttactgtgaagcaaagacggcgtccactatgtacatccgaacatgacatgacaatcaacaatgtccccacaaagaaggataaaaacaactgaaatattcttgattagtaacacaaagtagatgcgggaaatatcgctcaaagaaagacatgaaactgctacaggaaaataccaaaaaaagagaaacagccaccaaaataggagcgcaagacaagaactaaaacactacacacaggaaaacagcaaaaaactccaaataagtcagggcgtgatctgacaggtggtgacagtacacctactttgagacaagagctatatcgaTGCAtaattggttatggtttaaagtcacatccaacaattgcgacaactactttttattgtcaactgagtttcattttttaatgatttctgctggtggtgtgcctccggattttttccacgcaaaaagtgtgcctgggctcaaaaaaggttgaaa
The Entelurus aequoreus isolate RoL-2023_Sb linkage group LG18, RoL_Eaeq_v1.1, whole genome shotgun sequence DNA segment above includes these coding regions:
- the LOC133633836 gene encoding fascin-like; this translates as MSANWAGGDLLRVPLGLVNSEAKYLTAETFGFKINASAGSLKKKQTWTLEQTGEDGSVVFLLSHLGRYLAADKDGKVTADAEARSPDCRFLIAAHEDGRWSLQSEPHGRYLGGGQDRITCFAQASSAAERWGVHLAVHPQVNLYSVARKRFVRLGAAQGEVSVDRDAPWGVDSLITLVYRDQRYHLETSDNRFLRGDGGLAAATEADTGFVLEFRSGKVAFRDCGGRYLAPVGPTGTVKSGKVTRVGKDELFGLERSRAQVVLTAANDRNVSTRQGMDLSANQDEEGDQEVFQLEMSPEDRKCAFRTAAGKYWTLTPSGGLQCTASTKSANSYFDLEWRDGRVCVRAANGKYVTAKRNGQLAATVDNQGEAEHFLMKLINRPIIVLRGEHGFIGARKAGVATLDSNRASYDVFQLEFLNGAYAIKDWQGKYWRVGDDSAVSCSEGSPTHFLFEFCDLNKMAVRVSGGKYLKGDHAGGLKAIADSLDSATLWEY